Proteins co-encoded in one Callospermophilus lateralis isolate mCalLat2 chromosome 2, mCalLat2.hap1, whole genome shotgun sequence genomic window:
- the Myod1 gene encoding myoblast determination protein 1, with protein sequence MELLSPPLRDVDLTGPDGSLCSFATADDFYDDPCFDSPDLRFFEDLDPRLVHVGALLKPEEHSHFPAAVLPAPGAREDEHVRAPSGHHQAGRCLLWACKACKRKTTNADRRKAATMRERRRLSKVNEAFETLKRCTSSNPNQRLPKVEILRNAIRYIEGLQALLRDQDAAPPGATAFYAPGPLPPGRSGEHYSGDSDVSSPRSNCSDGMMDYSGPPSGARRRTCYDGAYYNEAPNEPRPGKSAAVSSLDCLSSIVERISTESPAAPALLLTDATPESPSLQQEAADSSEGERGTPAPSPEAAPQCPAGTNPNPIYQVL encoded by the exons ATGGAGCTACTGTCGCCCCCGCTCCGAGACGTGGACTTGACGGGCCCAGACGGCTCCCTCTGCTCTTTTGCCACAGCAGACGACTTCTACGACGACCCGTGTTTCGACTCCCCGGACCTGCGCTTTTTCGAGGATCTTGACCCGCGCCTTGTGCACGTGGGAGCGCTCCTGAAGCCCGAGGAGCACTCCCACTTCCCTGCAGCTGTTCTCCCGGCCCCCGGCGCGCGCGAGGATGAGCATGTGCGCGCGCCCAGCGGGCACCACCAGGCGGGCCGCTGCCTTCTGTGGGCCTGCAAGGCTTGCAAGCGCAAGACTACCAACGCAGACCGCCGCAAGGCTGCCACCATGCGTGAGCGGCGCCGCCTGAGTAAAGTTAATGAGGCCTTTGAGACGCTCAAGCGCTGCACGTCCAGCAACCCCAACCAGCGGCTGCCTAAGGTGGAAATCCTGCGCAATGCCATCCGCTACATCGAGGGCCTTCAGGCTCTGCTGCGCGACCAAGACGCCGCGCCCCCTGGTGCTACTGCCTTCTATGCGCCGGGCCCGCTGCCCCCAGGCCGCAGCGGCGAGCACTACAGCGGCGACTCAGACGTGTCCAGCCCACGCTCCAACTGCTCTGACGGCATG ATGGACTATAGCGGCCCCCCAAGCGGCGCCCGGCGGCGGACCTGCTACGACGGCGCCTACTACAATGAAGCACCCAACG AGCCCAGGCCCGGGAAGAGTGCTGCGGTGTCGAGCCTCGACTGCCTGTCCAGCATTGTGGAGCGCATCTCCACTGAGAGTCCTGCGGCGCCCGCGCTCCTGCTGACTGATGCGACACCAGAGTCACCTTCACTCCAACAAGAGGCAGCTGACTCCAGTGAGGGCGAGCGTGGAACCCCTGCCCCGTCCCCGGAAGCCGCCCCGCAGTGCCCTGCAGGCACGAACCCCAACCCGATCTACCAAGTGCTCTGA